A segment of the Brevibacterium zhoupengii genome:
CGCGTCATCGGCGGCGATAGCCGCGTCGATGTCGGAGTCTCTCAGCGCCGATCTCAGGTCGTCGTTGGCGGCTTCCATGGCGGAGACATCTGATGCGTTGAGGTTCGGGAAGGCCAGGCTCATGGCCAGGGCGTGCAGCTGAGCCGCGACCTGTCGGGCGTGGACGACTGCCTCGGGGTTCTCCAGTGCCACGCGGGTCATGCGCCCGGGCTCTGCCACGACCAGCCCAGCCTGTGCCAGTCGTTGAAGCGCCTCGCGGACCGGAGTGCGCGAAACCTGCAGCCATGACCCCAGCTCCTGATCTCGCAGCTGTTCCCCGGGTGCCAGCTGTCCTCGGACGATGGCGTCGCGGATCGAACGGTAGACGTCGTCGCGCAGCAGTCTGCGCTGGGGAATCGGTGCATTCGTGGGAATCGGCACTCTCGACCTCTCTCGATGCTTGCGTCGGGGTGATCCGCTCGGCGGTCCTGGCATGTGGGATATCGTGCTCGACCTATTGTAGTCCTTCGCAGAATGCAATATATTGCATATCGCTGGAATTCATCACCGGCTTCACCAGACGACACTGGCTTCACCAGACGACACTGGCTTCACCAGACGACACTGGCTTCACCAGACGACACCAGCTTCACCAAACGACACCGGCTTCACCAGACGAAGAGGGCACCATGGCAATCACCGATTTCGAACGTTACCCACTGACCTTCGGGCCCAGCCCGGTCCACGAACTCAAGCGACTCAGCGACCACCTCGGCGGGGCCCGGGTATGGGCCAAGCGTGAGGACGTGAACTCTGGGCTCGCGTTCGGTGGAAACAAGACCCGCAAGCTCGAATACATCGTCCCCGACATCCTCGCTTCCGGCGCGGACACACTCGTCTCGATCGGCGGCTACCAGTCGAACCACACCCGGCAGGTCGCGGCCGTCGCGGCACATCTGGGGTTGAAGTCGCGGCTGGTGCAGGAACGCTGGGTCGACTGGGATGACCCGGTCAACGACAAGGTCGGCAACATCGAACTCTCCCGCATCATGGGCGCCGATGTGCACCTCGATTCCGCTGGATTCGACATCGGCATCCGCTCTAGCTGGGAGAACGCCATCGCCGAGGTGGAGGCTGCAGGCGGCAAGCCGTACCCCATCCCAGCCGGTGCCTCGGAGCACAAGTTCGGTGCACTCGGCTTCGTCAACTGGGCCTACGAGGTCGCCGAGCAGGAGAAGGAGCTCGGCGTCTTCTTCGACACGATCATCGTCTGCACGGTCACCGGCTCCACCCATGCGGGAATGATCGCAGGCTTCGCCGCGCTCGAGGCAGCAGGAGGCCCGAAGCGCCAGGTCATCGGCATCGACGCATCTGCGACCCTGGACAAGACCCGTGAACAGGTCAAACGCATCGCGAACAATGCCGCTGAGCTCATCGGTCTTGGTCGGGAGATCACCGACGCTGACGTCGACATCCGCGCCGGCTGGGAAGGCCCTGCCTACGGCATCCCCGACGACTCGACCGTCAACGCGATCCGCACCACCGCCGAACTCGAAGGCGTCATCCTCGACCCCGTCTACGAGGGCAAATCGATGGCAGGACTGCTCGACCTCTTCGGCAGCGGCACGGTGGCGAAGGATTCGACGGTCCTCTACGCCCACCTCGGCGGACAGCTGGCGCTCAACGCCTACAGCTCGATCTTCTGAGGCGCTTGGTCACGCCGCGGCGGTGAACGAGCGCCGTGGTGCGTTGCAGAAACCGTGAGCACTGCAGGCCGAGGGTGCGGATTTCGTGACATTGTCCACGAAATCCGCACAACCTCGGCGGGGGCGGTCCAGGTCTTCGAGCACTGATGATTCCCCCAGGTTCCGGCACTTGTTGCACACGTCACGTGTTGATAGCGTGAGAGGCAGGCATACGTGATCCGTCGATTTCGACGGCAACAGCGATGCAAACGCCTTATCCGGCGCTACAAGGGCGCCGCTAGTCAAAGGAGTCTGGAATGAGCAATGTAGGCAGTGCTGCAGGCGGCTACCGTGTCGAGAACCCGGCCACGGGCGAGGTCGTCGAATCGTTCGACAACGCCACCGATGCGCAGATCGAGGAGGTCCTCGACGCGGCTCACAAGGGCTACCTGGCCTGGCGCGAGAAGACGATCGAAGAGCGCGGCGCGATCGTGAACAAGGTCGCCGCCCTGTTCGGTGAGCGCAAGGAAGAACTCGCAACGGTCATCGCCTTGGAGATGGGCAAGCCCGTCGCCGAAGGCATCGAAGAGGCCGAGTTCTGCGAGGCCATCTTCAACTACTACGCGGACAACGGACCCAAGTTTGCCGCGGACGAGCCCATCGAATCGATGTCGGGCGGCAAGGCCTTCATTCAGCGCCGTCCCGTCGGGGCACTCTTGGGCATCATGCCCTGGAACTTCCCCTACTACCAGGTCGCGCGCTTCGCCGCGCCGAACCTGGTTCTGGGCAACACGATCATCCTCAAGCATGCGGAGATCTGCCCCCGGTCATCGGCGATCATCGCCGACATGATGAAGGAAGCCGGCATCCCCGAAGGCGTGTACAACAACATCTACGCCACGCATGAGCAGATCGAAACCATCATCGGTGATGACCGCGTCGAGGGTGTGTCGCTGACAGGCTCCGAGCGGGCAGGCTCGGCCGTGGCCGCGACTGCAGGCAAGAACCTCAAGAAGGCAGTCCTCGAACTCGGCGGATCCGATCCCTATATCGTCCTCGACACGGACAACATGGACGAGGCCGTCGACACCGCATGGGGCACCCGCCTCTACAACACCGGCCAGGTCTGCAACGCGAACAAGCGCATGATCGTCATGGACGACATCTACGAGGACTTCGTGTCCGGGCTGACCAAGCGCGCCCAGGATTGGACGAAGGGCACCCCCGACGAGGCGGGCGACGGCAAGTACTCGCCGATGTCCTCGCGCGGTGCCGCGGAGAACCTGCGCAAGCAGCTCGACCGTGCAGTCGAGCAGGGTGCGACCCTCGTCGGCGGCGAACTCGCCACCGACGGTTCGGCCTATGTCTCGCCTGCCGTGCTGACCGGAGTCACCTCGGACATGGACGCCTACCGCGAGGAGCTCTTCGGCCCCGTGGCCACCGTGTACAAGGTGGGCAGCGACGATGACGCTTTGAAGCTGGCCAATGACACCCGCTTCGGCCTCGGCGGCGCCGTGTTCGCGAAGGACCCCGAGCGTGCGGCGAAGTTGGCTCAGCGTCTCGACGTGGGCATGACGAACGTCAACACCCCAGGTGGCGAAGGTGCGGAGATTCCGTTCGGCGGCACCAAGCGCTCGGGCTTCGGCCGCGAGCTGGGCCCCTACGGTATGGACGAGTTCGTCAACAAGCGCATGTACTACGTCGCTGACTGATATTCGGGCGGTTGCCGGTGGACTGAACCGGACTCAGCTGTATTGAGCCGGATTGAGCCGAGCTGAGTCGGACTCAGCAGGACTGACGGCGACATCGAGACGCGGGCGTTGCGTCGAGGATGACGGGTAGACCCCGATTTCTCCGCGCAGCGCCCGCGTTTCTCTGTGTTGCTGCTCCGTGCTGTTTCGCTTCGCAGGTTCGCGGGCAATTGGTGTGAGTCACGTCCGACCCTCGACTCCCGACCAGCGGGTGGATACCGTCGTTGGATGCCGAAATTGCTTGTCCTCGGCCTCTGCGCCGGGTACTTCCTCGTCCTCCTCGACGTGACGGTCGTCAACGTTGCGCTGCCGCAGATCAACGCTGATCTGCAGGCAGGGCAGGCCGGGATGGCCGGGGTCATCAACGCCTATACCTTCGTCCTCGCCGCCCTGCTGCTGGCCTTCGGCGCGATCGGGGACCGTTGGGGCCATCGCCGGATCGTGATCCTCGGATTCCTCTGCTTCTTCGCCGGATCATTGGCCTGCTCGCTGTCGCCGACGATCGAGGCACTCGTGGCCTCACGTGGTCTGCAGGGTGTTGGCGCCGCCGCAACGATGACCGGCACCCTGGCGATGCTTTCGGAGTCGGCCGCCGACGACCGCGAGCGGAACAAGCTCGTCGGACTGTGGGCGGCACTGGGCGGGGTCGCGCTGCCGATCGGGCCCCTGCTGGGCGGGCTGCTCGTCGAGCTGGACAGCTGGCGGGCCGTGTTCTGGCTGAACCTGCCCATCATCCTCGTAGCCCTTATCCCCATCGTCGCGTTCTCCTCGCCGAGGCGGGACCCGGGTGCCGCCGGAACCTCGGATTCCGATACACGGCCAGATCACGCTGCCGACTCGGGGTCATCGCGAGCGAGACTCCTGCTCGCCTGCATCGTCGCCGCACTGATGAACGTCTGTGTCCTCGGCTCCCTGTTCCTGCTCACCCAGTTCTTCCAGGACGATCGCGGACTGAGCCCCCTCCAAGCGGGGCTGGCCACTCTTCCCGCACTGCTGCCGATGCCGATATTCGGGGCATTGTCGGGGAAGATCAGCAACCGCCTCGGCGTATGGAGGACGAGCGCACTCGGGCTCATCATCGCCGGCGTGGGGCTCGGGCTGATGGGGCTGACTGTGTCGGGACCGAGCCTGTGGGGGCTGTGGCTTGCGCTGGTTGTGTGGGCCATCGGGGTCGGGATCCTCACCCCGGCGATCGTGGCGGCGGCGATGCATGCCCTGCCACAGCGACCGGGATTTGCCTCGGGGGCGGGAAGCACCGCCCGCAACGTCGGAGGAGCCGTGGGCGTGACGGTCTTCGCCGCTCTCTACACGGTCGACACAGGAATCCTCATGGCAGGCGCCGGTGTCGTGATGCTCGCCGCCTCGTTCATCTGCTTGGGAGTGCAGCGCTGGTCGCGGAGGAGCAGACCGGCTTTGTCGAGTGGCGATGTCGAAGCTGAGGTCAGAGGCCGCGTCTAGGTTTCGAATGTCCACGGAGATCGGGCACCTGCGATATCAACAAGTGCCCGACCCCTTGATCTGTCGCGTGTTCAGACTTTCGAGCTACCTACGGCGGCCTTCGCCGCGGCACGCTCCTCGGCTGTCGGAATCTGGACGATCGGGCCCAGCACGACTGTGTAGAAGAAGATGCCGATGGCCAAGATGACCCCGCAGACGATGAACGCGGCGCCGAAGCCGCCGGTGGCCTGCACGACGAAGCCGGTGACGATCGGAGCTGAGACGCCGATGAGGTTGTTGACCGAGTTCATGATCGAGCCGGTCGCTCCAACTCCGCCTTCAGGGGCGATGAGCGCCGGCAGCGAGTTGGTGACGCAGAAGGAGATTGTGATGCCGCTGGTACCCAAGGTGATCCAGAACAGAGCCCACGTGGGATTGTCGGTGAATGCCGCACCCATGACCGTCATGGCCAGGAGCATTCCGGAGACGATGAAGGCTTTGCGAACAGCGGTGCCCGACTTGCCCAAGCGCATCAGATGGTCGAGCATCCAGCCGGGGAAGATGAACTCGACGGCCACGGCCACCAGCCAGGGCAGAGCGGTGAAGATGCCCGAGGACATCACGCTCATTCCCATCTCCGACTGCAGGTAGCCGGGCAGCCACGTCAGCAGCATCCACTGCGTATAGCCGGCGCATCCGAGTCCGATGGACATTCCCCACACCTTGCGCTGTTTGAGGATGTAGCCGAGGTTGGCCAGGGGGTTGGGGCGAGGTGCGTCCTCGTCCTGCGCTCCGCCTTCACGGATGTACTCAAGCTCTGAGTCCTTGAGCTTGCCGAGGCGGTTCATCTCCTTGGGGTCGCGGTACTTCCAGAAGAAGACGAAGACATAGGCGAGGCTGAGGATGCCCATGGCCACGAAGGCACCGCGCCAACCGAAAGACACCACAGCCATGGCCACAAGGGGGAAGCCGATGACATTGGACAGGCGCTGCCCGGAGTCGAAGATCGCCGTTGCCGTTCCGCGCTCGGAACGCGGGAACCAATAACCCGTGGCCTTCATCGCCCCGGGGAAAATCGGCGACTCGGCCATGCCGAGGACGATGCGGGCCAGAATCAGCAGGCCCGTACCGCTGATGATCGCCGTGATGAAGCAGGAGACGCTCCACATGATTGTTGCGACGCGGAAGATCCACTTGATCCCGATCTTGTCGAGCAGCAGGCCCGCAGGAATCTGCATGAGCACATACGACCAACCGAAACTGGACAGGACGATACCCATCTCACCAGCCGTCAGTCCGAAGTCTTCCCGGATGTGGCCTTCTGCCACGGCGATCGAACTGCGATCGATATAGTTGATGAGCACACCGAAGAACAGCAGAATGGCGATCGCCCACCGCATCTTGCCGATGCCCGATCGGTTGGGTTTCACTCCTGGAGTGTGGGTTTCCTGGGGGGTGAACTTGAGCTCGTCCGGATCGGCACCGCTCGGCTGGGGTTGAGGCTCCACGCTGAGTCCCTTCATTGGTATCTCGGTATTGGTGACTCGGTCAGCGATGATCGAGCAGCTCGGTGATGGAATCCGGGGCAATATCTGCATAGATTCCACGATATGGAAACTCTATTTCAATCGAGCGAGGACAACGTATAACGGCGATTAGTGAAAAGTCAATTTGCCGACTTGGGCGGGTCGTGTTCCGGTCTTATCGAGGCCAAGGCAGGTTGAGTATCTCAAGCCATCGTTGCAGGTGAGATGTATGTTGGAAATCGTGTCCGAAATATCAGATTTACGATACCTGATTAAGCGATCGCGTATTTTCACGCCAGCTAAGCTTGGTCAATAGTTGAATGATTACAGATTAGGAATTGAATCATTACGGATTAGCGGAGATGAGATAGGTCAAGGTGTGAAGCCGCATCGCCTCCTCAATACGTCACTCTCCTATACTGGGAAAGCAGCTCAGACCGGGCGCGCAGTCCGACTGAGGACACCCACCACAGACCCAGCCGGACCTTGAATATCTGGAGGTCACACGTGCCGATCACCTCGACGATCCTCGATGTCGCAGGCAGCCACCCCAAGCAGCTTGCCCTCGTCGGCTCCGGCGAGGCGCTGACGTACTCCGAGCTCCTCGAGGACTCCCGATCGATGTTCGCCGTCGTCGATGAACTGCATCGGGCACAGTCCGACCCGCCGACTCCCGCACCGGAGACCGAGGGCATTCCCATCACCGCGATCAGTGCCACCTCGGCGTTCGACACTTCGCGCATCATCGCAGGCCTTGCCGGCTACCGCGCCGTGTCCGCGACCATCGATCCGCGCTGGCCCATGGCCCACCAGCTCGGCATCATCCGGACCACTGGAATCGGCCTCGTCATCAGCGACTCAACCGCCCTCGCCGAGGCGCTCGCCGCCTCCACCTGGACCGGCACAGTCATCAGCCTCGCCGACTTCCGAACCCGCGAAGCCGCCGTCGCAGCGGACGCGGCTGCACCTCCCGCCCCAGCACCCACCGTCCGCGATGCGTCCGAGCCCTTCCTCATGCTCTTCTCCTCGGGGACGACGAGCAACCCGAAGGCCTTCATCAAGACCCGCCAGCAGTACCGCGACAACGTCGCCGTCTCCGCGGCGCACCTCGAACCGCTGCCCGGCGTCGCGACCCTGGCGCCCGGTCCGGTGTCCTACAGTCTCACGCTCTACGCCGTCATCGAGAGCCTCGCGACCGGGGGCAGCGTGCACGTCGCCGACGAGTTCGACCCGATCACGATGGGCCGACGCATTGCAGCTGAGTCCATCACCCGCGTCGTCGCCGTCCCCGCAGTCGTCCGTGCCCTCGCCGAGGCAGCCCGCCGTGACCCCGAACGTTTCACCGGGTTGGACCTCGTCGTCACAGGCGGAGCCAACCTGCCCGCGAGAATTCGCAACCGCCTCGGCGAGATCCTTCCTAACACTCGCCTGATCAGCTACTACGGTGCCGCGGAGATCGGATTCATCGGTGACAGCCGCGACGGCGACGGCACCTGGATCACCATCTATCCGAGCATCGGCGCCCAGATCCGCAGCGAGTCCGGCGGCGAGGTCCCCGAGGGGGAAATCGGCACCCTGTGGATCCACGCCGCGGCCTGCTCCTATGGCTACGTCACCGGCACCACCGACGCGGTGCTGCGCGGCAAGGACGGCTGGGCCACCGTCGATGACCAGGGGCGCATGGTGGACGGCATGCTGCAGTTGGCGGGGCGGGCCGGGGACATTGCGATCACCGGTGGGCACAAGGTCTCACTGCCGGAGGTCGAGCGGGCGTTCGAGACCTATGACAACCTCGGCGAGGTCTGCGCGATCGCTCTCGACGACCCCGCATTGGGCAGCATCATCGTCCTCGTGATCGAAACCGGCACCGACACAGCGGGGCTAGTTGCCGGCGCAGCGCGACCAATTATCGACAAGGCTGCGCTGTTCAAGCATGCGCGCACTCACCTGGCACCCCAGTTCGTTCCGCGTCGCATCTATCGGCTCGAGCAGCTGCCCAGAACCGTGGGCGGGAAGATTCGGCGCTCCGAGACCGTTGACCTCATCATGGACGGACAGGGACAGCGACTGTGAGCGCATCGAAACCCGAGGCCAGGCACGCGCAGAGCACGGCAAGCCGTCGCGTCGTCGTCACCGGTCTGGGCGCAATCACGCCCAGCGGCAATGACGTCGAGTCCCTCTGGAAATCCGTTGTCAATGGTCACAGCGCGATCAGTGTGCTCGAGGGTGAAGAATTCGCGGATCTGACCGTGCGCATCGGCGGTCAGGTGAGGGACTTCGACGCCGAGGCGGTGCTGCCCCGAGCGCTCGCCCGCCGACTCAACCCGGTGCAGCACTGGGCCATCGCCGCCGCCGACCAAGCACTGGGGCAGGCCGGGATCGCGCGGCCGGAGGCAGGGGCAACACGGACGGAGGCCGCGGCGGAACCGGATGAGGCAGACGACATCCCATGGGACCGATCCCGAGTCGCCGTCATCGCCGCCACCGGCTCCGGACCGGTCGACTCCATGCAGAACGCCACACGTTCACTCCTCGACGGTGGACCCCGCTCGGTGCCTCTGACCTTGGCGATCCACGGTGCACCCGACTCCGCCGCGGCACTGCTGAGCCAGCGCTTCGACTTCCGCGGACCGGGTCAGGGAGTCTCGGCCACCTGCGCCAGCGGGGCGATCGGGCTCGGCGAAGGGCTGCGGCGCATCCGCCACGGCTACGCCGACGCGGTGCTCGTCGTCGGGATGGAGGACTGCCTCAACCCGGTCAACCTGGCCTCGAATGCGAACATGCGGGCCCTCGCCGCCGGCTTCGAAGACGATCCGACCCATGCCAGCAGACCCTTCGACAAGGACCGAAACGGATTCGTCATGAGCCAAGGTGCCGCGGCGATCCTCCTCGAGTCCGAGGACAGCGCCGCTGCTCGCGGGGCGAGCGTGCTCGCCGAGCTTACGGGATTCGGCGCCGCCGGCGACGCCCACCATCCGACGAACCCGCACCCCGAGGGCCGAGGTGCCGCCTCGGCGATGATCCAGGCCCTGGCTGATGCCGG
Coding sequences within it:
- a CDS encoding class I adenylate-forming enzyme family protein, whose product is MPITSTILDVAGSHPKQLALVGSGEALTYSELLEDSRSMFAVVDELHRAQSDPPTPAPETEGIPITAISATSAFDTSRIIAGLAGYRAVSATIDPRWPMAHQLGIIRTTGIGLVISDSTALAEALAASTWTGTVISLADFRTREAAVAADAAAPPAPAPTVRDASEPFLMLFSSGTTSNPKAFIKTRQQYRDNVAVSAAHLEPLPGVATLAPGPVSYSLTLYAVIESLATGGSVHVADEFDPITMGRRIAAESITRVVAVPAVVRALAEAARRDPERFTGLDLVVTGGANLPARIRNRLGEILPNTRLISYYGAAEIGFIGDSRDGDGTWITIYPSIGAQIRSESGGEVPEGEIGTLWIHAAACSYGYVTGTTDAVLRGKDGWATVDDQGRMVDGMLQLAGRAGDIAITGGHKVSLPEVERAFETYDNLGEVCAIALDDPALGSIIVLVIETGTDTAGLVAGAARPIIDKAALFKHARTHLAPQFVPRRIYRLEQLPRTVGGKIRRSETVDLIMDGQGQRL
- a CDS encoding GntR family transcriptional regulator yields the protein MPIPTNAPIPQRRLLRDDVYRSIRDAIVRGQLAPGEQLRDQELGSWLQVSRTPVREALQRLAQAGLVVAEPGRMTRVALENPEAVVHARQVAAQLHALAMSLAFPNLNASDVSAMEAANDDLRSALRDSDIDAAIAADDAFHEVALIRSGNPLIPDHLEVVTATLRRAEYLHFDSIKGSASPEQHDQIIAAVRAGEADRATALTCENWSTLTSRSTD
- a CDS encoding 1-aminocyclopropane-1-carboxylate deaminase, translated to MAITDFERYPLTFGPSPVHELKRLSDHLGGARVWAKREDVNSGLAFGGNKTRKLEYIVPDILASGADTLVSIGGYQSNHTRQVAAVAAHLGLKSRLVQERWVDWDDPVNDKVGNIELSRIMGADVHLDSAGFDIGIRSSWENAIAEVEAAGGKPYPIPAGASEHKFGALGFVNWAYEVAEQEKELGVFFDTIIVCTVTGSTHAGMIAGFAALEAAGGPKRQVIGIDASATLDKTREQVKRIANNAAELIGLGREITDADVDIRAGWEGPAYGIPDDSTVNAIRTTAELEGVILDPVYEGKSMAGLLDLFGSGTVAKDSTVLYAHLGGQLALNAYSSIF
- a CDS encoding beta-ketoacyl-[acyl-carrier-protein] synthase family protein yields the protein MSASKPEARHAQSTASRRVVVTGLGAITPSGNDVESLWKSVVNGHSAISVLEGEEFADLTVRIGGQVRDFDAEAVLPRALARRLNPVQHWAIAAADQALGQAGIARPEAGATRTEAAAEPDEADDIPWDRSRVAVIAATGSGPVDSMQNATRSLLDGGPRSVPLTLAIHGAPDSAAALLSQRFDFRGPGQGVSATCASGAIGLGEGLRRIRHGYADAVLVVGMEDCLNPVNLASNANMRALAAGFEDDPTHASRPFDKDRNGFVMSQGAAAILLESEDSAAARGASVLAELTGFGAAGDAHHPTNPHPEGRGAASAMIQALADAGLGADDIDHINAHATGTPAGDAAELKAFEAALGETARSIPISATKSSTGHLLGASGVVEAIIAIRTMAEQRLPPTLNLGDPEFAGWNIVAGQARDAGDSINSVLSTSFGFGGHNGAIILRRPH
- a CDS encoding MFS transporter yields the protein MPKLLVLGLCAGYFLVLLDVTVVNVALPQINADLQAGQAGMAGVINAYTFVLAALLLAFGAIGDRWGHRRIVILGFLCFFAGSLACSLSPTIEALVASRGLQGVGAAATMTGTLAMLSESAADDRERNKLVGLWAALGGVALPIGPLLGGLLVELDSWRAVFWLNLPIILVALIPIVAFSSPRRDPGAAGTSDSDTRPDHAADSGSSRARLLLACIVAALMNVCVLGSLFLLTQFFQDDRGLSPLQAGLATLPALLPMPIFGALSGKISNRLGVWRTSALGLIIAGVGLGLMGLTVSGPSLWGLWLALVVWAIGVGILTPAIVAAAMHALPQRPGFASGAGSTARNVGGAVGVTVFAALYTVDTGILMAGAGVVMLAASFICLGVQRWSRRSRPALSSGDVEAEVRGRV
- a CDS encoding NAD-dependent succinate-semialdehyde dehydrogenase — its product is MSNVGSAAGGYRVENPATGEVVESFDNATDAQIEEVLDAAHKGYLAWREKTIEERGAIVNKVAALFGERKEELATVIALEMGKPVAEGIEEAEFCEAIFNYYADNGPKFAADEPIESMSGGKAFIQRRPVGALLGIMPWNFPYYQVARFAAPNLVLGNTIILKHAEICPRSSAIIADMMKEAGIPEGVYNNIYATHEQIETIIGDDRVEGVSLTGSERAGSAVAATAGKNLKKAVLELGGSDPYIVLDTDNMDEAVDTAWGTRLYNTGQVCNANKRMIVMDDIYEDFVSGLTKRAQDWTKGTPDEAGDGKYSPMSSRGAAENLRKQLDRAVEQGATLVGGELATDGSAYVSPAVLTGVTSDMDAYREELFGPVATVYKVGSDDDALKLANDTRFGLGGAVFAKDPERAAKLAQRLDVGMTNVNTPGGEGAEIPFGGTKRSGFGRELGPYGMDEFVNKRMYYVAD
- a CDS encoding MFS transporter, with the protein product MKPNRSGIGKMRWAIAILLFFGVLINYIDRSSIAVAEGHIREDFGLTAGEMGIVLSSFGWSYVLMQIPAGLLLDKIGIKWIFRVATIMWSVSCFITAIISGTGLLILARIVLGMAESPIFPGAMKATGYWFPRSERGTATAIFDSGQRLSNVIGFPLVAMAVVSFGWRGAFVAMGILSLAYVFVFFWKYRDPKEMNRLGKLKDSELEYIREGGAQDEDAPRPNPLANLGYILKQRKVWGMSIGLGCAGYTQWMLLTWLPGYLQSEMGMSVMSSGIFTALPWLVAVAVEFIFPGWMLDHLMRLGKSGTAVRKAFIVSGMLLAMTVMGAAFTDNPTWALFWITLGTSGITISFCVTNSLPALIAPEGGVGATGSIMNSVNNLIGVSAPIVTGFVVQATGGFGAAFIVCGVILAIGIFFYTVVLGPIVQIPTAEERAAAKAAVGSSKV